GCGGCTGGCCAGGATCGAACGTGAAGGACGTCGAATTTTTCGAGCGCGCCAGGGACATCGGCTGGAAAACGGCAGAAATTACCGCATTTGGCGCGACGCGGCGGGCGGACACGCCAGTGGAAGAAGATGTAAATTTGAATGCGCTGCTGGCGGCGGGAACTTCTGTCTGTACGCTGGTAGGCAAGGCTTGGACGCTGCACGTGGAAGAAGTGCTGCGGACTACTGTGGGTGAGAATTTCCGCATGATTGAAGAGAGCATCGCCTATCTGCGCAGCAAGGGCCGGCGGGTCATTTTTGACGCGGAGCATTTCTTCGATGGTTACAAGGACGATCCTGAATTCGCCCTGGAAATCCTGCGCGCCGCCGAACGCGGTGGAGCGGAAACCGTGGTGCTGTGTGACACGAATGGCGGTTCGCTGCCGTGGTTTATCGCGGATGTCGTTTCTGCCATTGGACAGAAGGTGGACGTGACGCTCGGAATTCACACGCACAACGACAGCGAGTTGGCCGTGGCCAACACGTTGACCGCTGTGCGGGCCGGAGCGAGCCAGATTCAGGGGACGATCAACGGCTACGGCGAACGCTGCGGCAACGCCAATCTGTGTACCATCATTCCCGATCTCGAATTGAAAATGGGCTGCCGCTGTTTGCCGGAAGGCAAACTAAAAGAAATGTACGACGTTTCCGGGTTCGTATCCGAAGTCGCCAATCTCTCTCCCGACGAACACATGGCATACGTCGGCCGCAGCGCCTTCGCGCACAAAGGCGGCATCCACGCCGCCGCCATGCGCCGCAACGTCCATTCCTACCAGCACATCGAGCCGGAACTTGTGGGCAATCAGATGCGTGTGGTAGTGAGCGAGCTTTCGGGACGCGGCAATCTACTCAGCCACGCCGAGATATTGGGCATCGAGGTGGGCGAGAATGGAGAAATCGGCCAGATTCTCGAACGCATCAAGGACCTCGAAGCGAGGGGTTTCTCGTTCGAAGCCGCCGAGGCTTCGGTGGGGATCATGTTGAAACGCCAGGAACCGGGCTATGAGCCGCCTTTCAAGCTCATCGATTTCGTCGTCATGGTCGAACACCGTCAGGGTCGCGGCACGTTTGCCGAAGCGACGGTGAAAGTGTCCGTCGATGGGGAGGTGCTGCACACAGCTGCGGAAGGCAACGGACCTGTGAATGCCCTGGACGCTGCGCTGCGCAAGGCGCTCATCCCGGTCTATCCTGCATTGCGCCAGTTCCAACTGATGGATTACAAGGTGCGCATCCTGGATGGCAACAGCGGCACTGCAGCCACGACGCGAGTGCTCATCGACACGCGCAACGAAAATTCCAGTTGGAGTACAGTAGGGGCCTCGGCGAACATCATCGAGGCATCCTGGTTGGCGCTGGCGGACAGCGTCGAGTACGGTTTGATGATTGCGGAACACCCATCGGGGGGTTGATCGCCCGAGGGTTTGAAACGAAAATTAGAACGAGGAGGAAAAAGCGCTCCGCTTCCACGGATCTGAATTCTGGATCCGACGGGAGTGATTCCCGCGTCACGTGGAGCCAACATCATGCATAAAAAAATTGTTGAACTGCCCGGAGACGGGATCGGAGTGGAGGTCGTTCGTGAAGGCCGGAAGGTCCTGGAAACGGTGGCCGAACGCTTTGGGCATGATTTTGAATTCGAGGGACATCTGATTGGCGGTGCGGCCATCGATGCCACGGGCATTGCCCTGAGCGACGAGACTCTCGCGGCATGCAAGCAAGCCGATGCGGTGCTTTTGGGGGCAGTGGGCGGCCCGAAGTGGGACGATCCGCAAGCAGCCGTGCGCCCCGAGCAGGGGATATTGAAGCTGCGCTATGATTTGAGATTGTTCGCCAATCTGCGCCCAGTATTCGCCTATCCGGCGTTGATCGATGCCTCTCCGCTGCGTGAAGAGAGAGTGCGCGGCGTGGATCTGCTCATCGTGCGCGAACTGACCGGCGGCTTGTATTTCGGCGAACCGCGCACGCGCAAACAGATCGACGGTCTGACGCAGGCCATCGACACGCTGGTTTACAATGAAGTCGAAATCCGGCGCATCGTCGAGCTTGGCTTCCGACTGGCGCAAGGGCGCAGGCGAAAGGTTACATCCGTGGACAAGGCCAACGTCCTGGAGAGTTCGCGGCTGTGGCGCCAGATCGCGCACGAGGTGGCGGCGGAATTCCCTGCAGTCGAATTCGAAGACCAATTGGTCGATTCGGCGGCCATGCGCATGATCGCCAATGCCGCCAGTTTCGACGTGATTGTCACCGAAAACATGTTCGGCGACATCCTCAGCGACGAAGCCTCCGTGCTCACCGGCTCGCTGGGCATGCTGCCCAGCGCTTCACTGGGTGAGGGAAGCTTGGGCGTCTACGAACCGATCCACGGCTCTGCACCGGACATCGCCGGGAAAGGTATCGCCAACCCGTTAGGCACGATTCTCAGTGCGGCCATGCTGCTGCGCCACTCGCTTGGAATGGAGGAGGAGGCGCAGGCTGTCGAATCTGCAGTCTCGGCAGCCATCGAAGCCGGGGACCGCACGAAAGATCTGGGCGGTGAGTTGTCCACGCAG
This genomic stretch from Anaerolineales bacterium harbors:
- the cimA gene encoding citramalate synthase: MTKLTQAEPRIVEVYDTTLRDGSQREGLSFSCDDKIRIAKRLDQLGVGYIEGGWPGSNVKDVEFFERARDIGWKTAEITAFGATRRADTPVEEDVNLNALLAAGTSVCTLVGKAWTLHVEEVLRTTVGENFRMIEESIAYLRSKGRRVIFDAEHFFDGYKDDPEFALEILRAAERGGAETVVLCDTNGGSLPWFIADVVSAIGQKVDVTLGIHTHNDSELAVANTLTAVRAGASQIQGTINGYGERCGNANLCTIIPDLELKMGCRCLPEGKLKEMYDVSGFVSEVANLSPDEHMAYVGRSAFAHKGGIHAAAMRRNVHSYQHIEPELVGNQMRVVVSELSGRGNLLSHAEILGIEVGENGEIGQILERIKDLEARGFSFEAAEASVGIMLKRQEPGYEPPFKLIDFVVMVEHRQGRGTFAEATVKVSVDGEVLHTAAEGNGPVNALDAALRKALIPVYPALRQFQLMDYKVRILDGNSGTAATTRVLIDTRNENSSWSTVGASANIIEASWLALADSVEYGLMIAEHPSGG
- the leuB gene encoding 3-isopropylmalate dehydrogenase, whose protein sequence is MHKKIVELPGDGIGVEVVREGRKVLETVAERFGHDFEFEGHLIGGAAIDATGIALSDETLAACKQADAVLLGAVGGPKWDDPQAAVRPEQGILKLRYDLRLFANLRPVFAYPALIDASPLREERVRGVDLLIVRELTGGLYFGEPRTRKQIDGLTQAIDTLVYNEVEIRRIVELGFRLAQGRRRKVTSVDKANVLESSRLWRQIAHEVAAEFPAVEFEDQLVDSAAMRMIANAASFDVIVTENMFGDILSDEASVLTGSLGMLPSASLGEGSLGVYEPIHGSAPDIAGKGIANPLGTILSAAMLLRHSLGMEEEAQAVESAVSAAIEAGDRTKDLGGELSTQAMGDSVCARLGS